CCGCAGCGATGCGGCCGGGCGGCATCGCGATCAGCTTCAGGATCGACATCGCGGTCACGGTCTTGCCGCAGCCGGATTCGCCGACGACGCAGAGCGTCTCGCCCTTGTTGATGGAGATGTCGACGCCGTCGACAGCCTGCAAGATGCCATCGTCGGTCGAAAAGTGGGTCTTGAGACCTTTGATTTCGAGCAGCGGCGCCATCAGATCACCCGTCGCGCATCGAGCGCATCACGCAGGCCGTCACCGATGAAGTTGATGGCGACCACCGCGATGAAGATCGCACCGCCCGGAAACAGCGCCCAGTGCGGGCCGATGTCGAGAAAATCCTTGGCATCATAGAGCAGCCGTCCCCAGGTCGGCGTGTCCGGCGGAAAGCCGAGGCCGAGGAAGGACAGCGTCGATTCCGCGATGATCGCCGCAGCAACGTCGATGGTGCCGGCGATGATCACCGGCCCCACCGCATTGGGCAGGATATGCCGTACCACCTGGCGCACCGGGCTTGCCCCGAGCGCGCGCGCCGCTTCGACGAACTCCTTCTCGCGGATCGACAGAAACTGCGCGCGCACCAGACGCGCGACAGGCATCCAGCGCAGGCCGCCGATAACGAGCACGATCAGGATGAAGATGCCGCCTTCGGGTCCGAACATCGCCTTCAGCCCGTCGCGGAAGAGATAGATGAGGAGCAGCAAGAGCGGCAATTGCGGCAGCGACAGGAAGAGGT
This region of Bradyrhizobium sp. CCGUVB1N3 genomic DNA includes:
- a CDS encoding ABC transporter permease gives rise to the protein MAGLTLASPSAEKAAERAVYSPWRETWRRFRRHRLAVLSAFLLLLLILAVLVGPFLWRVKINDIDIVAGMQGPSLAHPFGTDDLGQDLLARMIYGGRISLAVGLAAMLVSVFVGTLIGALAGMSRGALGHGLMWLTDLFLSLPQLPLLLLLIYLFRDGLKAMFGPEGGIFILIVLVIGGLRWMPVARLVRAQFLSIREKEFVEAARALGASPVRQVVRHILPNAVGPVIIAGTIDVAAAIIAESTLSFLGLGFPPDTPTWGRLLYDAKDFLDIGPHWALFPGGAIFIAVVAINFIGDGLRDALDARRVI